GAAGTGCCGTTTGACCGCGCCGTGGCACTCGCATGCCGATGCCTCGACGGCTGCACGGCTGACGATGATGATCCGCCCGCGCCGGACATGGATCAGCCCCTGCTGCTGTAGGGTCCGCAGCGCGCGCGACAGGTAGGAGCGCTGCACGCCCAGGAGCTCAGCCAGCACCTCGTGGGTGATCGGCAAGACCTCGGTGCCGAGCCGATCCTGCAGGCTGAGCAGCCATCGGGCGCAGCGCGCCTCGATCGTGTGGCTGGCGTTGCAGGCCACCGATTGTAGCACTTGGGCGAGCAGACAGTCGGAGTACCGGGTCAGCAGATTGCGCAGGCCCGGCGAGGTCTGCTTGATCTTCTGCAACACCGCGGCCTCGATGCGCAGCACAGATCCGGGGACCTGAACCACCGCGCGGCTGAAGGCGGGCAGGGAGCCCTGGCTGACCACGCCGCCGATCGCGCCCTCATGACCGACCGTGGCGGTCTCGACCGCGCGGCCCTCCCGCAAGCCGATCACCAGGGCGGCCACACACGGACCGAGCGGGAACGAGATGGAACTGACGTCCTCGCCCGCCTCGAACAGCGCCTCGCCGCGCGCGTACGGCTTTAGCTCCAGGTGCGGTTTGATGAGCGCCTGATCCGGCAGGCGCAGGGCGCTGAGGAGCAGATTGCCGCTGAGCAGGACGTCGATGTCGGCAGGCATGGGTTGGCGGCAGGTCGTTACAGATCGATGGCGCGCAACTCATACCGCGACGCTTGGAGCCTGTCTGGTCACAAGTGCCCAAACAGACGAAAGGCCGACTACAATCATCGAGTTGAATCTGTCGGCAGCCTTAATTTCTAACCTATGCAACCTTTTGCGGGTGAACGGTTTCTCAGTTCGTACCGGTCTGCGTTCACGAACCCGCGCGTCGCGATGCCTCGCTACTTCATCGACTACGAGGATGGCTCGGAAAGCCTGCGAGACGAGGAGGGGACGTGCTATCCGAATCTGCACGAGGCTCGCGACGCCGCGATCGCGGCGCTGCCCGATTTCGGCCGTGAGCCACCGCCCGCTGATGGCCGGCGGGCATTCCGAGCCTTGGTACGCGATGAGGCTGGGACGGTGCTCTGCACCGTGACGCTCAGCATGGCTGCGGAGTGTCATCCTGAGGGTCAAGGCAGGAGCGCCTGACCTATTGTCAGGCGCTTCTGCCTAGAGACGTGTCAGCCGCAGTCGCCACGCCCTGAGATCCGCGGCGTCTAACGGACCACTGCGCGAGCCAGCAGACTCAGTTCGGGAGATTTGGTCAATGGCTATCTGATCGAGCGGCCCGCCCTGCGCAGAGAGGCACCCGCCGAGCAGCAGCGCGAGCGAAACCGCCGTGAGAACAACTTGCAGAGACCGAAATGGAAGACCGAGAGCGCTCACGAGTTCAGCCGATCAACACGGTTGCGTCTGCATTCAGGCCGCGACTCTCTGGTCGGCCGGTAGCAGAGCCCGGCTCGCCTGCTCAATCCGCTTCAGCCAGTCCTCAGCAGCTTCGGCTCGCGCTTCGGCTGCGCGCGCCCGTTCCTCCATCGCCTGCAGCTGCGCCGTCGCCACAGCCTGGAGGTCGCGAACGCGCGCCTCGGCCTGAGCTTGGAGTTCCTCCATCTTCGTATCCGCCTGCGACCGGACCCCGCTCAGCAGAGCCTCAAGGGCTTGAACTTCCTGCTGCGTCCGCTTCAGCTCCTCAAGCAACGCAGCTTGCTCCGCAGCCTGCGCGCGCAGACGCGCCTCCTGCTGCTGAGCGGCGCTTTTGGCCGCGGTGAGGGTGTCGAGCACACCCGTCCAATCCGATAGGGCCGGGGACGGCGGGAGAGCGGCCGCAGCTGCCGCCCCGACAGCCGCGGAAGTTCCTGTCGGGATGGCTGTCGTCAGCGGCCGCCCCTGGTCGTCCGGTCGGTTCGCGATGATCCGCGCATCAAGGTGGGCCCAGAAGGCTTCATCGATCGCCGCCATCCCTAGTCCTTCTTCCTGGATCTGTCCTGAAACGGTCACCGCCGCGGCGGCAGGGCTACGCGCTCCGCGCGCCGGTCTTTTGCGGAGCGGCAGGCTCCACCACAAATTCGGCCTCGATCGCCTCGGAAATCCGTTGCAGCCACTCCTCGGCCGCCGCAGCACGCTCCTCAGCTGCCTGCGCACGCGCTTCCGCAGACCGGATCGCATTGCTCGCCTGTGCCTCGGCCGCCCGGGCACGTTGCTCAGCGGCCCGGACCTTGGCGTCAGCGTCCCGCAGGTCGGCTCGCACCTGCTCCAGCAGGTCCTGGACGCGCAGCTCGTATTCCTGCGTGCGGTCCTCGACCTCTCGGATGTAGTGGGCCGCCCCGCGCACCCGCTCCAGCACACCCGTCCATTTCGCTGAGGCCGTCTCTGCCGAGGGATGCGCTGACGGCTGGCTAGCGGCGATTGAGGCAAGGACCACAACCTTTGGGGACGCTGCCGCTACGGCTTCGTCCTGGACAGTCGCGGGCGTCAGCGCGCTCCTGTCCGGCTGATCTGACGGGATCTGTGCTGATTGTTCCATGGTCGGTCCTCGGTGTCAGCCGCGTCGCCTCACGTCGGTGCCCGGGCCGGGCTCATATGGCCGCCGAGCAGCAGAGCCTTGGCGGCCGTGTCGATGCGTTGCAGCCATCGCTCCGCGGTGTCCGCCCGGAGATCGGCGACCCGCACCTGCTCCTCGGCCGCCCTGACCCAGGCCTCCGACTCGGCGCGAATCGTCCTCACCCGCATCTCCGCCTCGGCGCGAATCTCCTGCACTTGCGCATCCGCATCTGCCTGAACCTTCTGCAGACGGATGTCGGCACGCGTTTGGATCTCTTGAACGCGCATCTCGGAGAGCTGGAGGCGCTGCTGCGTTTCCCGCAGTTCCCGCTGCAAGGTTTGAAGCGCGGCTTCGTGCGACACGCTCTGCTCCGTGAGGCGCTTCTTCTGCTCGTCAGCCAGGCCGGCCATACCGTTGATGATGTCGAGGGTGCTCATCCAGTCCGACACATCGTCGGCTTCCGGCTCGGAGTAAGGTGTTACCGGTCCGGCATCACTGATTGTTTCAGTTGGCAGGACTGGTGCGGGATCACTGCCGTCGGCCGCCGTCTCCGTCCAAGAAGTCGGCGCTCCCGATGTGAAGGAGGGCTTCAGCGTCAAAATCTCGGCAGTCGGCTTCTCGACGATCCTGTCGAGACTCTCCGCGACTTGCGTCAGGATCTGGGACCACGAGGCTGTTGGGGCCGCAACCATGCTGATTTTGCCCTGCCGGGAAGGGAATAAGTCCTGACAGAGGCACTGACATGGTTAACGAGCAGTTAATTGGCTCACACTTCGTTATGCATATATAAGTTCTTCTTAATCGAGATTAATCATCTGGGGCGTGACGATCGTGCGCGCGGCCGTGGGCAGCTGCTGCACGCTCGCACGGAGGCTGGCCTGCCACTCCGAGCTACGCTGCCGAGCCGCGTCGAACGCGTTCCGGAGGGTGCGTTCACGTCCGGCCGATCCTCCCCTGCTTACGCGGTTCTACCGCACTTTGCGTGGAACGGTCACGGTGACGGGGATGGCACAAGCTGGTTCACCAGGCGGATGATCCTGTCCTCATCCTTGCCGGGCTGCGCGATCGAGCGCGTCATCCGGAGCGACGGTCGTCTTGTCGTCATCGCCCATGCGCGGCGTGTTCGTGGCCGGTGTCCGACCTGTGGCACGACCAGCTCTGCCGTTCACAGCCGCTTTGAACGCCGTCCGGCCGATCTGCCGAGCGTTGGTCAGCCCATGACGCTGCGCCTACACATCCGGCGCTTCTATTGCCATCATAGTGCCTGCCGCCGTACCTTCGCGGAGCCATTTCCGCAGCTGATGCCGCCGCAAGCACGCCGGACGCGCCGCCTCGCGCAGGCCCAGACCCGCATCGAGCTTGCGGCGGGTGGCGGGGCTGGTGCGCGCCTGACCGGCCAGCTGGGGATGCAGACCAACCGTGATGTCTCCCCGCCTTAAAAGGCGGGGCTTCCATGCCCGGAGGGGCACGGCGTCTTGTTGCCTGCCCGTTCGGGGGCGACCGTCACCACCTGGCTGCGACGCCATCCCGGCATCCAGATCGTCGCCCACGACCGCTCGACCGAGTAAGCCCGAGCGACGGCGACAGGCGCTCCCTCTGCTCTCCACGCCGACTGATGGCATCTCCTCCTCAACATGCGCCAAGCACTCGAACGCTGGTTCGACCGCGTTGATAGTCGGCTGCGGCAGCTGCCCGCTCTGTCCAGCGGCAATGGCCGACAGCCAGGGGAACGCCTGCATGCGGACCGCCGCAGCGCGGCCGAGATCGCGACAAGCCTCGACAGCAGCGTCCAGCGACTTGCGTCCTACGAGGACGTGCATCGACGTTATCAGGCAGGTGAGTCCCTCCTGGCGATCGGCCGCGTCATGGGTCTGGGGCGCGCAACCGTGCGC
This window of the Methylobacterium tardum genome carries:
- a CDS encoding Crp/Fnr family transcriptional regulator; the encoded protein is MPADIDVLLSGNLLLSALRLPDQALIKPHLELKPYARGEALFEAGEDVSSISFPLGPCVAALVIGLREGRAVETATVGHEGAIGGVVSQGSLPAFSRAVVQVPGSVLRIEAAVLQKIKQTSPGLRNLLTRYSDCLLAQVLQSVACNASHTIEARCARWLLSLQDRLGTEVLPITHEVLAELLGVQRSYLSRALRTLQQQGLIHVRRGRIIIVSRAAVEASACECHGAVKRHFEAVLGAVYNASGTLVSLRARTPDGSRVCEAV
- a CDS encoding DUF6894 family protein, whose translation is MPRYFIDYEDGSESLRDEEGTCYPNLHEARDAAIAALPDFGREPPPADGRRAFRALVRDEAGTVLCTVTLSMAAECHPEGQGRSA
- a CDS encoding cell division protein DivIVA, which gives rise to MVAAPTASWSQILTQVAESLDRIVEKPTAEILTLKPSFTSGAPTSWTETAADGSDPAPVLPTETISDAGPVTPYSEPEADDVSDWMSTLDIINGMAGLADEQKKRLTEQSVSHEAALQTLQRELRETQQRLQLSEMRVQEIQTRADIRLQKVQADADAQVQEIRAEAEMRVRTIRAESEAWVRAAEEQVRVADLRADTAERWLQRIDTAAKALLLGGHMSPARAPT